A single Acidobacteriota bacterium DNA region contains:
- a CDS encoding isoprenyl transferase yields the protein MGRDDVLAWTREGSVEAHQAELIDFERLPAHVAVIMDGNGRWAAQRSLPRVEGHLAGIEAVRETVELSARLGLRALTLYAFSVENWKRPPAEVTALMGLLKRYLRLELATLMNNNIRFRLIGSRAELPSDVCDELDAAQDETGGNTGLVFNIALNYGGRAEIVSAARRAIHAGIDPEELDETRFAGLLYTAGQPDPDLLIRTSGEMRVSNFLLWQIAYTEIWVTDTYWPDFRARHFLEALVDYQRRNRRYGGITEELAAVGQ from the coding sequence ATGGGTCGTGACGACGTTCTTGCCTGGACCCGGGAAGGGTCCGTGGAAGCTCACCAGGCGGAGTTGATCGATTTCGAACGATTACCGGCGCACGTCGCGGTAATCATGGACGGCAACGGCCGGTGGGCGGCGCAGCGCAGCCTCCCGCGCGTGGAGGGACACCTCGCGGGAATCGAAGCGGTGCGGGAGACGGTCGAGCTCTCCGCGCGGCTTGGTCTCCGTGCGCTGACGCTCTATGCCTTTTCGGTAGAGAACTGGAAGCGTCCGCCCGCGGAAGTGACGGCGCTGATGGGGCTCCTGAAGCGATACCTGCGGTTGGAACTCGCCACGTTGATGAACAACAACATCCGGTTTCGATTGATTGGCAGCCGGGCGGAGCTCCCCTCCGATGTCTGCGACGAGTTGGATGCGGCGCAGGACGAGACCGGCGGGAATACGGGACTGGTTTTCAACATCGCGCTCAACTACGGCGGAAGGGCGGAGATCGTCAGCGCGGCGCGGCGCGCGATCCACGCGGGCATCGATCCGGAGGAACTGGACGAGACGCGCTTCGCCGGTTTGCTTTACACGGCGGGACAGCCCGATCCGGACCTGCTCATCCGCACGAGCGGCGAAATGCGCGTCAGCAACTTCCTCCTCTGGCAGATCGCCTACACCGAGATCTGGGTGACCGACACGTACTGGCCCGACTTCCGGGCGCGCCACTTTCTCGAAGCGCTTGTCGACTACCAGAGGCGCAACCGCCGCTACGGCGGCATCACGGAAGAACTGGCCGCGGTCGGCCAGTAG
- a CDS encoding orotate phosphoribosyltransferase produces the protein MQPSEVLQRFRDAGALLEGHFELTSGLHSPGYLQCALVLQHPAQAAALGAAIAGQVCDLAPSVVLSPALGGVVIGQEVARALGVRAIFAERQGRALTLRRGFMLGGGERVLVVEDVVTTGGSTRETIDVARAAGADVVGAAAIIDRSGANASFDVPFRALATVAYPTLKPSDCPQCAAGNPAVKPGSRPR, from the coding sequence ATGCAGCCGAGCGAGGTGCTCCAACGGTTTCGGGACGCCGGGGCGCTGCTCGAGGGGCACTTCGAGCTCACCTCCGGCCTTCACAGCCCCGGCTATCTGCAGTGCGCGCTGGTCCTGCAACACCCGGCGCAGGCGGCGGCGCTCGGCGCCGCAATTGCCGGGCAAGTGTGCGATCTTGCCCCCTCCGTCGTACTGTCGCCGGCCCTCGGAGGCGTCGTCATCGGCCAGGAGGTGGCGCGCGCGCTGGGCGTCCGCGCCATCTTCGCCGAGCGGCAGGGGCGGGCACTGACCCTCCGGCGCGGTTTCATGCTCGGCGGCGGCGAGCGTGTGCTGGTCGTGGAGGACGTCGTCACGACAGGGGGTTCGACGCGGGAGACGATCGACGTCGCCCGCGCGGCGGGGGCCGATGTCGTGGGCGCCGCCGCCATCATCGACCGTAGCGGCGCCAACGCCAGCTTCGACGTGCCCTTCCGTGCTCTGGCCACGGTTGCCTACCCCACCCTGAAGCCGTCTGACTGTCCCCAGTGCGCCGCGGGCAACCCTG
- the truA gene encoding tRNA pseudouridine(38-40) synthase TruA, with product MRTLKLTLSYDGTDYVGWQRQDDGRSIQGELERALAEIEGRPVTVNGAGRTDAGVHALGQVASVRLAHRIDTDALVRALNAKLPAAIRLRRAEEAADRFHARFGAKQKTYRYQIETGRVADPFLSRYAWRVTDPLGLDPMRIAAESLTGERDFAAFQAADAGAGSTVRTVHSVIIEPQAPTSFLDTPGLTITITGDGFLRHMVRIMVGTLVDVGSGRREAGNMAGVLASRDRARAGPTAPPHGLFLVSVDYGRPR from the coding sequence ATGCGGACGCTCAAGCTGACGCTGTCGTACGACGGGACGGACTACGTAGGTTGGCAACGGCAGGACGACGGGCGGTCGATTCAGGGCGAGCTCGAACGTGCCCTGGCCGAAATCGAGGGGCGGCCGGTGACGGTGAACGGCGCCGGACGCACCGACGCCGGCGTCCACGCGCTGGGACAGGTGGCGAGCGTGCGGCTGGCGCATCGTATCGATACCGACGCGCTGGTCCGGGCTCTCAACGCCAAGCTTCCCGCTGCCATCCGCTTGCGCCGCGCGGAGGAGGCGGCCGACCGGTTCCATGCCCGGTTCGGCGCGAAGCAGAAGACGTACCGCTACCAGATCGAGACGGGGCGGGTCGCCGATCCCTTCCTGAGCCGCTATGCCTGGCGAGTCACCGATCCGCTCGGCCTCGACCCGATGCGTATCGCGGCGGAGTCGCTCACCGGCGAACGGGACTTCGCGGCGTTCCAGGCGGCGGACGCCGGCGCGGGGTCGACCGTCCGGACGGTCCACTCCGTGATCATCGAACCGCAAGCACCGACATCGTTCCTCGACACGCCCGGACTGACGATCACGATAACGGGTGACGGATTCCTCCGCCACATGGTGCGGATCATGGTCGGCACGCTTGTGGACGTCGGGTCCGGACGCCGCGAGGCCGGTAACATGGCCGGCGTTCTTGCGTCCCGCGACCGGGCGCGGGCGGGTCCCACCGCGCCGCCTCACGGGCTGTTCCTGGTCTCGGTCGACTATGGGAGGCCGCGGTGA
- a CDS encoding glycosyltransferase family 2 protein — MPSLSVVIITRDEAANIRDALASVAWADERVVVDSGSTDETVRMAREAGARVETHPWEGYAAQKNHATTLAANDWILSLDADERVTPALAEEIRAMLAAPPQLHGYRIPRVTRYLGRWIRSTDWYPDPQLRLYDRRHARWRDVLVHESVALDSPAGRLRSELEHHPYRDIAHHLRTIDRYTTLAAQQMRKDGRRAVVSDLALQAPAAFIRNYLLRAGVRDGATGLLVSMLNSYYVFLKFAKLWELQQRWADRT; from the coding sequence ATGCCCTCCCTGTCGGTCGTCATCATCACCCGGGACGAGGCGGCCAACATCCGGGATGCGCTCGCGTCGGTCGCCTGGGCGGACGAGCGCGTCGTCGTCGATTCCGGCAGCACCGACGAGACCGTCCGCATGGCCCGCGAGGCGGGCGCCCGCGTCGAGACGCATCCGTGGGAAGGCTACGCCGCACAGAAGAACCACGCGACGACGCTTGCGGCGAACGACTGGATCCTGTCGCTCGATGCCGACGAACGGGTCACACCGGCCCTCGCGGAGGAGATCCGCGCCATGCTCGCCGCCCCTCCGCAGCTGCATGGTTACCGCATACCGCGCGTCACCCGCTACCTGGGCCGCTGGATCCGGAGCACCGACTGGTACCCGGATCCGCAGCTGCGCCTCTACGATCGCCGCCACGCGCGCTGGAGGGACGTTCTGGTCCACGAGTCGGTGGCGCTGGATAGCCCGGCGGGCCGCCTGCGGAGTGAGCTGGAACATCATCCGTACCGCGACATCGCCCATCACCTGCGGACGATCGACCGGTACACGACCCTCGCGGCGCAACAGATGCGCAAGGACGGGCGCCGCGCCGTTGTTTCCGACCTTGCGCTGCAGGCGCCCGCCGCGTTCATCCGCAACTACCTCCTCCGCGCCGGTGTCCGGGACGGCGCGACCGGCCTGCTCGTCTCGATGCTGAACAGCTACTACGTCTTTCTGAAGTTTGCGAAGCTCTGGGAACTGCAGCAGCGCTGGGCGGATCGAACGTAG